One genomic region from Edaphobacter dinghuensis encodes:
- a CDS encoding GTP-binding protein — protein sequence MGKEKFDRSKPHVNVGTIGHIDHGKTTLTAAITKVLSKHNP from the coding sequence ATGGGCAAGGAAAAGTTTGACCGGTCAAAGCCGCACGTAAACGTAGGGACGATTGGGCATATCGATCACGGCAAGACGACGCTGACGGCGGCGATTACGAAGGTGTTGTCGAAGCACAACCCG